Within Phycisphaerae bacterium, the genomic segment CCCGACGCCCGAGTGGTGCAACCTGGGCAGCAGGTCGGACGCGTGCCTGGTGCCGTGAGCGTCTGGCCGTTGTCGATGGAAGATGCGCGAGTCGGCGGGGGCGATTGTTCGGGTGAAGATCAATGAACTGATCTGGCCGCATCTGTTGGTACAGCGCGCGAAATCTCACGGGGCCCATTCCGGTCTATTATGCACACGGGCAGACGGATGCTGGTCGGACTCTGGCCTGCGTCATTATGGTTATCCCTGATGGAAAGGGACCGAAATCCATTTTTTTACAGGGAGCGCTGAGCAAGAATAGGTCTATGAGGATACGTGGCAGAGGACAATAGTGGCGGAGAACCCGCCGCCTCCTGCAGCTCACGGCATTAGGCTCATTGCTAATGGCTTGTGGGATCGGAGATTCCACGCTCATGCGTCGAGAATTAGAGAAATTCAACTTTGTCAGCCTAAGAGTCCCTAAAAGTACCCATTCTTTAATCGTCGCCAACAGATCAAGGCGCAGCCCAGTGTGAGAAATGCCGTATGGATGTCAGCGCGACGATCATAGCGAATTCGAAGGCGTCGGAATTGGCGCAGCCAACTGATCG encodes:
- a CDS encoding IS5/IS1182 family transposase; this translates as ISWLRQFRRLRIRYDRRADIHTAFLTLGCALICWRRLKNGYF